The Agaribacterium sp. ZY112 genome includes the window AAAGCATCTCGGCGGAGCAGCTTTCATTAGCGGAAATATATGCAGCTTTAGAGAACTATCAATTTGTACGTGCACTCAAATTGTTGCCCGAACATATGCAAAGCTATGGTTCAGATATTGAGCTGGACTATATGTATTTCAATTTACTCATTAAAGAGAATCCCAAGCAGGCAGCTAAAACAGCCTTGGCAATATTGAAGTCCAGAAGTATAGAGGCTAAGTACCTAAATAAAATATGTCGCTTGCTTGATGCATATCCGGTGTTACGTAAACATTTAAGTATTCAAGAACTTGCTCAATTAGGTATGCAGTTTGTGGATGGTGAAGCAGCTATGGATAAAATTAACTATGCTGAATCCCTGTTTAATGATGCACTTAACAAACAGAAGAGCCAGAGTGATCGCTCTGTGGCTAATCAGTTGCCCTTATTGGCTCGCCATTTAGCCAAAGCGTTTGCAGAGGTGAATAATGAAAAGAAGCGGCAAGTTTACTTATCATATGCTGATAATTTGCTAGCAGAGTCCTAGAGTCTTTTCAGAGAGTTATTATGAATTACTGTAAATATCACCCTAGCGTAGCCGCAACACATTATTGTAGTCGTTGTGAACTGCATAGCTGCGATGCCTGTGTTGATGATAAAAAAGGCCTTGGTGAAGGAGCGACGTGCTTTACTTGTTCTCGCAAAGTGCAATCACTAGGTGCGAGCCACACAGCCCTGCCTTTTTGGCGTCGACTTAAAGAAAGTTTGCATTACCCTGCCAGTACAGACGCCATTATTTTAATTATCGGCTGTGCGGTATTAACAAGTTTGTTGGCCTATGCGCCCCTTGGTTTTATCTGGATATTGATGCTATTTGGCGTCTTTATGAAATACTGCTTTTCTTGTTTAAAAAGCACTGCTGAAGGAGGGAGTAAGGCACCCAGTATTACAGAGGCTTATAGTGGTGGTTTAGTATTACTACTGCAGTTGTTCTTTTTAAGTATTGTTCTAGGTGCTGTTGTTTCTCTTGCCTATGCTTATCTTGGCCCCGGTGCGGGAATGTTTATTGCGGTATTGATAGTAGCGGCTTCTCCGGCAATGATTATTAACTTTGCTATGCATGACACCATTATCGCTGCTTTAGACCCAGTTAAAGCCATTCAGTTGATTAAAGCCATTGGCCTTTCTTATGGTTTGCTCTTGGGTTTTATTATGCTGATGTTTGCATCAATGGAGTTTGTCGGCACTTTAGCTGGTGAGTATGTGCCGGTATTGGGATCAATCCTGCAAGCTTCAATTGCTAATTATTACACCATCGTCATTTTCCACATTATGGGTTATATGATTTTTCAGTATCAAGAGCAGTTGGGTTTTGCCGCACGTATGGATGGAGATGTCGTTATTCGCAGTGACTACGATCGCGTTCGAGCCAAGATGGATGTGATGCTGAAAGAAGGTGATCAGAAATTTGTTCTCGATGAGTTTATTCGCTTGATTCAACAGCAGCCAACAGACCGCTCTTTGCATAGTGAGTTTTTTAACTATGTATGTGCAACAAAAGATATTGGCAGCTTGGTGAAGTTATCAAATGTGTATTTTTCTTTATTGCACAGTCAAAAGCAGGATGCGCTGCTCTACAGTGAATATCGTCGTTGCGTTTTACTTTCTCCAAAGTATTTGCCTGATACCGCGGTTGTTCGTCATGCCATTGCCGAAAAAACCTTAGAGAGTGGTGATTTCCCAGCAACAATCAGGTTGATCAATGGCCTACATAAACAATATCCAAAATATCGATTTTTAGCCGAAGCGTATAAGCTTATGCTTCAGGCTCTAGAATTTAGCGGTGCAAAAAGTCAACATATACAAGCCTGTAAGAAGCTTGTTGTAATGTTTAGCCCAGAAAGCCAGGAGGAAGAAAAGAAACCTAAAAAGCGCAGGCTTCCCCCTAAGAATAAAGTAAGAGCGGAGTCCTTAGAGGAGTCTATTCGGGCTAGGGCAGGTGATGAATTAGCGCTTGATAGCATGGATGAAGTCGCATCTTCTATGGAAAACAGCGCAAAAGAAAAGGACCAGATTTCTGGTGATTTACCTCCCATTGATTTTAAGTTGTAGTTTTTGAGAGATCGCTAATTCGGTGTTGTTTATTTATATGCTTAACTTCTAGAAGTTTTGGTTTGTGTGAATGTTTGAAGGGCATTTTATGCTATTGCTTGTTGTATAAGAAAGTAGGTGTCCTCCCTCTCCCCTTTCCTTCCTTGTTTTATTTTTGTCCTTTTCTTCTCTTGCTTGATCTTGCTTTTGTCTGAGTGTCCGCATGACTGTCCGATTTTTTATTATGATTAATTGGTTTTTTTATGTTTAATTTGGCTGTAGTGAATTAGATTGTTTTAGATAAAAACTGCAATAATAGTGGTTGTTAATAGGGTATATATTTTATTGTTCAGGGATTAATATGCACCCTATGATGTGGTCTATATGGCTGTTTGTTGGTCTATGAAAGGCATGCTTAATAACACATATCTAGGTTAAAAGGGTACAAGCTAGGTGTTTGAGTATGTAAAAGACTATATGGTTTTTACACCGAGCTCATGGTTCAAATTTTGTTTAAGGAGTTTGTATGGATAAGAAAATCTCTAGACGTTCAGCGTTTAAGTTTGTCACTGGTGGTGTCGTCGCCGGTAGCTTGGTTAGCTGTGCGCAAAGTGGTACGAAGCAAGAAGCAAACAATGAGAAAACAGCGACTGAACTAAGCAGTGACCCTTGGTCACGTACTTACGATCGCGTATGGCTCGGTGGGTCCTATTGGGCGAATCCGATGGAGGACTGGGCGGTAAAGTCTGGTGGCATAGAAAGTGTCGGGCGTGGTGGTAATCGCAGTGTGCACTCCTTAACTCATGAATTAAGGGACCTTAGCCAGCCATTTTTCATGTCGGTTCGTATACAGCGTGTCGAGAAAAATCCAGTTGATGGCGGCGCAGGCATACGCTTAGGTATTAGCAGCGACTTGAACGAATATCGTAGTAATTGCTTTGTTCATAAGGGTTTTGATCTTGGCATTAAAGAAGATCTTCTGGTATTAGGGGATAAAAGTATTGCTTTATCAACAGCATCTGCAGATAAAGAAATTCAATTGTTATTAAATGCTAAGCCCCAGTCAGGGGCTGTCGCTTTACATTTAAGTGCAACATTGGTTGATACCGGTACCGTTATAGCCGAGTTGGATCACTTACTGCCAGCGGATCAGCTGCGTGGTAATGTGGCTTTGACCAGTAATTTTTCCTTGGCTGAGACTGGTAGCAGTGAAGATAAAAAAGATGGCCCAGGTTGTCGTTATCGTTTTAATCAGTGGCAGATGCAAGGTCAGGCCTTTGTTGTTAACGATGATAGGCGTTTTGGTCCTATTTTATGGACAATGTATTCCTTAAGTGACAACCGCAATGACGAAGGTTTTGTTTTGAAGCTGAGCGCCTATGTTGGGCCTATTGGTGAACAAGATAGCCAAGAATTAGAGCTGCAAATTAAAAAGTTGGGTAAGTGGCAGACAGTCGCTAAAGAAAAAATTAATACTGATGGTTGGCTTGCCACTTTTAGGGTACCGCAATGGGATGAGTCACAAACTTGGCCTTTTCGGGTGGTTTATAACGAGCAGCATAGTGACGGTAGCGAAACGCCAGATACCTGGCTTGGTTCTATCAAGGCAAACCCACAAGGCGCTCAAGTGAAAATGGCTGCGCTCACCTGTCAGAATGATTACGGCTTCCCTTATGAGCCTGTGGCTAACAATGTTGTTAAGCTACAACCTGATTTAGTGTTCTTTTCTGGCGATCAAATTTACGAAAGCCACGGTGGTTACGGTATTGTGCGCTCGCCGGATGAGAGAGCCATGCTGAATTATTTGAGAAAATTTTATCAGTTTGGTTGGGCCTTCCGTGAGGCTATGCGTAATCAGCCTACGGTTTGTCTTCCTGATGATCACGATGTACTTCAGGGGAATTTGTGGGGTCAAGGTGGGCAGTCAATGAAAAACATTGAAAACGACCCAACTGCTTCGGTATTAGCTGGTTATATTCAATCTCCACGCATAGTTAATATGGTGCACCGCACCACCTTAAATCATCATCCAGATGCTTATGATCCAACACCGACTAACGGTATTGGCGCTTATTACTGCGACATGGTTTATGGCAATGTGAGTTTTGCCATTTTAGCGGATAGGCAGTGGAAGAGTGCACCAGAGACGGTGGGAGCTATTGTTGGGGAAACCGGGCAAGATGAAGATCCGACTTCCTTTAATCCTAAGCTCGACCGTGACGGTCTAAGTTTATTGGGACAGCGGCAAGAAGATTTTTTAGAGCAATGGGGGCAAGATTGGCGAGGGCATAAACTTAAAGCGGTACTCAGTCAGACCGTATTTGCTGGTATTTCTACTCATCAACCGCGTCCGGATCGTTTCCTAAAATATGATTTTGATAGTAGCGGCTGGCCTGCTTCTGCTCGTAACCGTGCTATCGATATTATGCGTGCATCTAAAGCCTTACATATTTGTGGTGATACCCATTTGGGCACACTGTCGCAATACGGTGTCAATCAACAGCGAGATAGTAACTGGGCTTTTTGTACACCGGCAATTTCTGCAGGTTGGCCACGCTGGTGGCTGCCCGACCAAATGAACTTCCCTTATCAAAATCGCCCGGAGCATGGCTTAGCTCAAACTGGGGAGTACAAAGATACTTTTGGCAACCTCATTTATGTATATGCGGTTGGTAATCCTGAAGTAGGTAAGTCGGGTAATCGTTATATCAAAGCTCATGAGAAGGGCAGTGGTTTTGGCTTTATCACCTTTGATACAGAGAAGCTCAGTTATACGATGCAGGCGTATCGTTTCTTAATTGATGCGACTGATGGCAGTGCCAGTAATCAGTTTCCTGGTTGGCCAGTGACTATTTATCAAGCTGAGAATGGTGGTGATAACCAGCTCAGTTAATCATCTAAAGCTGGGGTGAATAGCTAATACAGCGCTTATTCATCCCAAGCTTATAAGGGGCAGTTTAATCCTTTTTATTTGGGCGAGTGATTACTGCCCTTTTTTATAACTGAATTTTTGCCCGCCTATGGACGCTTCGTACATTAAGCCGCCTTTAGCGTAGGTGAACACCAACATACCGTTTACCCATTCCGCGTTTTGTACTCCTGCATCGGCTTTAGAGCTAGCGCCTGCTGCATTGCCCGTCGTGCCGGCAGAGGCATTGGCTGAAGCGGTAATGGCGACAGCCGTGGCCTGTGCTCCAAATTCAAACTTGCCAGATGTGAATTGATCGTAGGCCTTTTTATTTTGAAACAAAATGATCTGGCTATAGGCTTGTCCACCTAGTTGTAAGCCAATAGTTAACTGGCTCATTTTGCTTGTGCCAGTGACCGCTCCTGATTTATACACCTTGCCCTTGCCGTGAGCACCACCAATACCAAAGCCTCCTTTTCCTATGGTGGGGAATAGTGCGTATGCATATGCCGAGTTTAACTTACTGCCGACAGCGGGGTTGGCTTTAAATTTAGCTAGGCTCTCTGCGTATTTGTCATCATCGGCAAAGCTAGTCGCTGAAAACAGGCATGAGAGCATCAGAGCTAAGGCAAATTTTAATGTGTTCATTCTTCAATCCTTGATTGTTATTGAGGCTGAGTATATGTAGTGCTTGTTTAGCTTAATGTGGCTTTAGTTGATTATAAACACTCTGTTAGTGAATAGTCAGCCATAGATGAGGCGTCACTACGAGTGAATCAGAAGCATAGCTTTATCAATGCGCTTGCTTGTAATAAATTAACGTCGCTTGCGACTAATTTAGAATTCTTTTTTCTCAGTTTTAATAAGGTCTTATGTCTAATCCACAAGATAAGCACAGTAGCCAATTATCAAGGGTATTTTCTTGGCTAAAAAGTGCGGCACTGTATCTGGCGCTATTTATTATTGTCTTCCAGTTGTTAGATTTCTGGCGTGCGCGAGACCTTCCTAAAGAAGCACTACCTGAATTGCGCTATCAGAGTATTGATGGCGCCAGTTTAGATGTGAATGCTATGAGCCAAGAGTCTATAACGGTTTTGTATTTTTGGGCGACTTGGTGTGGCTATTGTAAAGTGACTTCGCCGGCGATAGAGAGGCTTGCGAAAGATGTCAATGTTGTCAGTATTGCCATGGCGTCAGGATCGGATGAAGATCTAAAGCGCTATCAAGCTAAAAGAGATTACAGCTTTGTTGTGGTCAATGACGACTCTCAAGCTATTTCGCAGAGCTGGAAAGTAGGGGTGACCCCTTTTATTGTGATGATAAAAAATGGAGAGGTGGTCGAATATACCTCTGGCCTCAGTTCCTACCCGGGGTTGTGGTTAAGAGCGAAGTGGGCAGACTTTCGCTATTAGCTTGTTGATGGTTAGCGTCATTGGCTTTTATTCTTTTGCAATAAAGCGTGCATACAGATAAAGGCCAGCAATAGCGCTGCCTAAAGGAAAAGAGAGTAAAGCCAGCAAACTGGCTGCTAAGGCAAGGTGGGTAGAGAAAGAGTATTTTTGTAGCAAGCTAATGCCTGCTACTAAGCAGAGTCCGTTATATAACAGCGCTAGGCCAAATAAACGCTCTTCTCCTGAAAAATAGAATGAGTGAGATTTGTATAAAAGCGCAAGTGAAAGGCTGGCGTTGATGATAAATAGCCAAGCACTTAGTTGAACTAACTCACTTTTTTTCATGTTGTATTGCAGCCCAGAGCATAGTCTGGGCCCCTTAGTTATTTCGATCTTTGCTTATCTTGCTGTTTAAGCCACTTACTTATCAGCGGATATATGTTGTTAAGTACGTGTTTTTGGCCTTCGGCGTTGGGATGAAGACCGTCTTTTTTCATAAGTTCACTGTTGCCTGCTACGCCCTCTAAGAGAAAGGGCATTAACATGGCTTTTTCACTTGTGGCTATTTTTTCATACAAGCCAAAAAAGGGTTCTGTGTAGCGTTTACCTCGGTTTGGCGGTAGTTGTATACCAAGCAATAACACATCTGCACCTGAGTTTTTTGCCTGTTTAACGAGCCTTGTCAGTGATTGCTGAATATAAGGGATAGGGCGGCCCTGTAAGCCATCGTTAGCACCTAATTCAATAATAATGAGTTCAGGTTTCTGTGCTGATTCTATATGCGCAAATAGAATTTGTTCACCGCCTGCTATTGTCAGGCCACTGACCGATGCGTTATTGATATCAACTAGATAGCCTTCACTTTTTAGCTTGTTTTCAAGCAAAGTCACCCAGCCTTGGTCTTTATCTAGTTGGTAAGCAGCACTTAAGCTATCACCTAGCACTAAGATTTGCCTGCTGCTTTGGTCTTTTGTGGGAACTGTATTGGCAGCAAGTGAACTAAAGGCGCTCAATAGCAGTAAAACTAAGGTGCAAAGCCGTGCACTTACTTTTACTAATGGTAAGCTATTTCTAATTTTCCACGGGGTCGGGCTTCTATACATGATTAGCGCTCATAAAGTGTGTCAAACAGTGCCAGTTTATAATGGTGAACTGCATATACTCAAAGATATTAACCTGCATATCGATGCGGGCGAAAGTGTGGCGATTGTTGGTGCCTCAGGTTCAGGTAAAACAACTCTGCTAGGCATGCTTGCAGGGCTTGATACCCCTAGTTCTGGTGAGATAGAGCTTCAACAGATTGAAATAACTCAGCTCGATGAAGAGCAGCGTGCTCAAAGGCGTCGAGAGTGTGTCTCTTTTGTTTTTCAGAACTTTCAATTATTAGATAGCTTAAGTGCCCTTGAAAACATTATGTTGCCCTTAGAGGTAAAGGCCGACCCCGCCGCGCGTGAAAAAGCCCTAAATTACTTAAAGCGTGTTGGTTTAGAGCAGCGTGCCAGTCACTATCCACAGCAGCTTTCCGGTGGCGAGCAGCAGCGCGTGGCTCTCGCTAGGGCCTTTGCCTGTGAGGCACCGATTATTTTTGCTGATGAACCAACGGGCAATTTAGATGCGGAAACTGGCGAGCATATTACAGATTTGTTGTTTGAGCTAAATCAAGAGAATGGAACGACCTTGGTGATGGTGACACATTCAAATGAGCTTGCTGAGCGCTGTTCGCGTCAGTTGCGTTTGCATGCGGGGGCGCTCCTTGAATAAGTCTCCGTTTCCTCATTTATTCGGCCTTGCGACCAAGCTGCTTAAACGAGATTTACGCAGTGGTAACTTAAGTGTGCTTGCTTTGTCCTTATTGTTAGGGGTAGCAACGGTTACCAGTATTAGTTTATTTAGCTCTCGTATCCATAATTCAATTTATGATGAAGCGGCACAATTTATGGCTGCTGATGCATCGGTTGGCGGTACTCAGGCCATTGAAGCGACGTGGTCTGAACAGGCGCGTGAGCAGGGCTTAAAAATAGCTGAAACCGTATCTTTTTCGGCCATGGTTTTTAGTGCTGAGCACATGGCACTAGGGCAGGTAAAAGCGGTGTCATCCAGTTATCCTTTATTGGGTTCGATAGAGGTTGGTGACAAGCTCTTTAGTTCCGGCGACGATGTTCGTTATGGGCCTGCTGTTGGTGAGTTATGGATTGCCCCAAGACTGTTTGATTATTTACAACTTAATATAGGCGATACAGTTGCTCTAGGTGATGCCGAATTTAAGCTGGCTAAGATTATTAATCGCGAGCCAGATCAAGGCCAAAGTTTTTTTGGTTTTGCTCCTAGAGTGATGATTCACATTGATGATGTGGATAAAACCAATGCGATACAGTTAGGTAGTCGTATAAGTTATAAACTTATGCTTACTGGTGAGAGTGAGCAGCTTACTAATTACAAGCAGTGGCTCGAACCACTGTTAGGTCAGCATCATTATTGGAGCAGTGCAAAAGATGCTAATCAAAGTGTGGTTGGGGCTTTAGAGCGAGCTGAAAATTTCTTATTACTCGCCGGTAGCCTTGGGGTGATTTTAGGTGGTGCTGCGATTGCTCTTGCTGCTCGGCGTTATGCTTTACAGCATGTGCGTACCGTTGCCTTGCTTAAGACCATGGGCTGCAAGCCAAACGAAGTCATGCAGATTTTCTTTTTTGCCCTATTTCTTATTGCTCTTATCTCGGTGTTACTGGGAAGTTTATTGGGCTGGTTTGGGCATTATTTGATCTTACTTGCTGTACAGGGCTTGTTTGTAGCCGAGCCGGCTGCAGCAAGCTTTTCGGCTTATTTTACGGGTGTGATGACGGGTTTTATCTCTCTTTTGGCCTTTGCCGTTCCGCCTTTACTGCAGCTCAAGCAAGTGACGCCTGCGGTCGCACTCAAGCGCAGTTATAGTCAGAGTTTTTCATCTTGGAAAAGTAATGCTGTTGGCGTTGTTGCTGTGCTGTTGTTATTGTTTTTATACAGTTCGAGCCTAAGCTTAACCTTTATTTTGTTTTCTGCAGCCTTGGCGACTTTAATTGGAGTTTATGCACTTTCGTGGTTGAGCATTAAATTAGTACATCACTTAGTGCCCTTAGTTGGCGCTGGTTGGCGTTTAGGCTTAAATAATTTGCAGCGGCACAGGCAGAGTAATGCCATGCAAATTGTTATTTTCTCTACTCTGTTAATGTTGGTAGCCTTGATTTTTAGTGTTAGAACCGAGCTTGTGTCACAGTGGCAAAATCAATTGCCGGAAGATGCAGCCAATCATTTTGCTTTTAATATTCAAAGCTATGAGGCCGATGCCGTTAAGTCTCATTTAAAACAGGCCGATATTGATCACAGCCCTTTTTACCCTATGACACGCGGGCGTATTACGACCGTTAATGGTGTCCCTTTAAAGGCATTGGTTGAACAGTACGCAACAGGGCGTATTGACTATGAGCGTGAAGTTAATTTAAGTTCGGCTTTGGTTCTGGGTGAAGACAATGTCATTGTTCAGGGGCAGTGGTGGGGTGGCGAATTAGAGCTTGGTCAGCTCTCCTCTAATGAAGAGCCGCTTCTACTGGCATCTGTCGAAGAAAGTTATGCCAAAGGTCTTAACCTTAGCATCGGCGATATCATTATCTTTAGTGTTGCTGGGCAGGAGCTTAAAGCCAAGTTAAGTAATATACGAACAGTCAAGTGGGATTCAATGAATCCTAATTTTTATATCTTATTTAACCAGCCCTTAGCGGACTCTTATGGAGCCAATTGGCTGACTAGTTTTTATTTGGCTAGCGAGGATAAAGACAAGCTTAACAAGTTGGCGCGAAGTTTTCCTACCTTGAGTCTGATTGAGCTTGATCAGACTATTAATCAGCTGCAAAGTATTATTGAAAAAATCAGTGCGGCGGTGGAATTTATTCTTGTCTTGATATTCGCTTCTGGCTTCTTGGTTTTAGTTGCTTCTATTCAAGCTACTTTGGATATGCGCTTTAAAGAAAGTGCTATCTTGAGAACCCTTGGAGCCGATAAAGCTTTGGTTAGGCGAACTCTACTGATTGAATTTGGTGCTTTAGGTCTGAGTGCGGGTATTCTTGCGGCTGTAGGTAGTGAGCTTGCGCTGTACTTTTTGCAATTACGTATATTTAATATGGACTATGTGCCTTTTTATTGGTTGTGGCCGTTTTTACCCGTGCTTGGTGCCGTGCTAATCGCTTTGGCTGGTTGGCTATCGACCCGCAAGGTCATTAAAGTCACGCCAATGTCCGTATTGAGGAGCTAAATGTTGTTAAACAAGGGAGTGAATGTGAGCTTTACCGTTGTTGAAATTAAAGATGAACAGGGCCTAAGGCGTTGTTTTCCTGCGTTTAAAGAGTTAAGGCCCAAGTTAGAAAAAGAGGCTTTTGTTAAGCAAGTGCAGCGTCAGTACCAGCAGGGCTATTGTGTTGTTGCGATTGAAGAATTAGAGGAAGAGACACATAGTACGGAGGCATCTTATCCTAGTGTATTGGGTTTTCGTTTTATCGAAAACTTGGCTTGGGGAAAAATTATCTATATTGATGATTTAGCCACTATCAGTGGTCATCGTGGCCAAGGCTTTGCACCTGCTTTACTTGATTGGATTATTGAACTTGCCCAAAATCAACATTGTGATGCCGTACACCTTGATAGTGGTTATGCAAGGAATGCCGCTCATAAAGTCTATTTAAATAAAGGTTTTATTCTAAGCTCTCATCATTTTTCGTGTGATTTACGCTCTCAAGCTAAAGCTCTTGTTTGAGGTGCTATGTACAATTCCTTGGTTTGTTAATTCTGTACGTAAGTTCAGTCTTGTTTATCTTTAATCACTTGCTCTATCTCTACTGCTAATTTATTGAGTTGAGAATGGGTTTTTTTAACTATATAGCCTTCTTTATTTAAGAGAATAACTGTGGGTGTTCCGGGTACTTTAAAGTAACTACTTAGATACAGCTTAGGGTCATTAATCACTTTGGCTTGTAGATGGTATTCTTCAATATAGTTTTTTATTTGTGTTAGTGACTTGTAATCTTGGTCTTGGTTAATAGCCAAAAACCTTAGGTCTTGATGGTAGCTATCGTAGAGGCTGTTTAAGGCAGGCATTTCTTTTTTACAAAAACTGCAGTTGACCGACCAAAAAAACAGTAAACTTGCTTGGCCTTGAGAGAGCTCTGCTAAGCTACTGAGTTTACCATCGGCAAACATTGGCACATCTAAGTGGCCCGTGTTTGTCTCCGCTGTAACAAAAGTGCTGGATATTGAGCTTAGAAAAGTAAGTGCGAGTGCTTTAAATAAAGAGCGCATTTGCCCTCCTCCTATTGAAATGAACCTGCTTTGCGTGTTTGGATAACTTAAAGGCAGCCGTTGCGTGTTTTTATTGCCGAGCCTGTAAGAAAAAAGGCTTTATAAGGACTAAATTCAGTTACTAGTGCTCTGACTGGCAGGTGTGTCGCTCTAGTGTTGTCGTCTGAACTAGCCCCTATAAAGCTAAGCGGGGATGTTAACGATGCTTTTACTGCTTAGTTTTGTTACATGGCAGCTTCGATGTAACGCTTGGCACCGGCTGATACAACCGATAAGCCACCTTGCATATATTGGTGAACAAGCTCTGGGTTCTCAGCTTCTTCAGTGACGTCGTATTTGGCTTCCCAAACAAGCAGTGACTGAGTTTCGTTTATAGGATGAACTTGCACGGTGTTGTACATATTGATCATAGGTAGCTCACTGCCATCGACCAGGGTGTAAGTGAGGGTCATTGATACTTCATCAAATGCCACAACTTGCTCGACCAGTTTGCGGCCATCATGATGCACGCAGGTTCGGATAGCGCCTTCGCCTTCGCCTTCAACCGAGGTGCTTGCAAACACTTCAGGTACAAAGTTTTCGATGCCATCAACACGGCCGATTTCTTTCCACACTTTGTTGGCTGGAGCATTAATAACCTGGCGGGCGATGGCTTGGTTGTCGCGCTTATCAATAGGCGCGTCACTTAGCTCTGCCATAGTAAAAGAGCTAAATAAAAGGGCGCTGCTAAAGGTAAGGGCTTTAATTATTTTGGACTTAATCATGGTTTCTTCCTGTGTCTGTATATGTATAAAATCTGTTCTAGGCTCACTTGCTTAAGAAGCGGCTTGGCTTGTTAGGCTCATGTCGTTGCTGACGCTTAAGATTTATAAGTGAGGCGCTAAAAAAGTTGATGAAATAAAGCCAGTATTTATCTGAAATAAATCTTTCCTTAATTAAATCAATGGCTTAGCTTGGTGGTTTTAATGGGCTTGTAGAAGCTGGGGCTTTGGCAAAGCGCCAAAAAGTGAAGCAGATGAAGCCAAATACGTTCATGATGGCCTCTAAAGGCTATGAAAAAACGCGTAAAACAAGATAAGAAAAAAGCTAATAAGCCGAGTGCGTTTGGCTAAAGAGATGTGTGTGAGTGAGAAAAAAGTACAAAAATTAAGCGTGGGTTTGTGGCATATAGACCCTGAAGCACTGTCTTTGACGAAGGGGCAGCAGCAAGAGTCTCTGCGTTTAAAGGCCATGGATTTGTTGCTTTATATGGCTAGTCATCCAGCTGAGGTGATTGCGCGAGATGAGCTAATTAGCGCCGTGTGGCCTGAAACGTCAGCAACCGATGACACACTTAACAGCACCATCGCCAAGTTGCGTAAAGTCTTGGTGGCTGATGACTTAGTACCGAAGTACATAGAAACTATTCCGAAAAAAGGTTATCGCTTATTGGCGCCAGTGCATTTTGAGCAAAAGCCAAGCGAACAAGAAACACAAACTGAACCGGAGCGGGCTATTAGCAGCGGGGCTGCCTCGCTGAAAAGAAGTGCCGGCAAGCGGCTAATGAGCCCAGCCTTACTCGCATCGTTTGCT containing:
- a CDS encoding YSC84-related protein, with the translated sequence MNTLKFALALMLSCLFSATSFADDDKYAESLAKFKANPAVGSKLNSAYAYALFPTIGKGGFGIGGAHGKGKVYKSGAVTGTSKMSQLTIGLQLGGQAYSQIILFQNKKAYDQFTSGKFEFGAQATAVAITASANASAGTTGNAAGASSKADAGVQNAEWVNGMLVFTYAKGGLMYEASIGGQKFSYKKGQ
- a CDS encoding alkaline phosphatase D family protein; translated protein: MDKKISRRSAFKFVTGGVVAGSLVSCAQSGTKQEANNEKTATELSSDPWSRTYDRVWLGGSYWANPMEDWAVKSGGIESVGRGGNRSVHSLTHELRDLSQPFFMSVRIQRVEKNPVDGGAGIRLGISSDLNEYRSNCFVHKGFDLGIKEDLLVLGDKSIALSTASADKEIQLLLNAKPQSGAVALHLSATLVDTGTVIAELDHLLPADQLRGNVALTSNFSLAETGSSEDKKDGPGCRYRFNQWQMQGQAFVVNDDRRFGPILWTMYSLSDNRNDEGFVLKLSAYVGPIGEQDSQELELQIKKLGKWQTVAKEKINTDGWLATFRVPQWDESQTWPFRVVYNEQHSDGSETPDTWLGSIKANPQGAQVKMAALTCQNDYGFPYEPVANNVVKLQPDLVFFSGDQIYESHGGYGIVRSPDERAMLNYLRKFYQFGWAFREAMRNQPTVCLPDDHDVLQGNLWGQGGQSMKNIENDPTASVLAGYIQSPRIVNMVHRTTLNHHPDAYDPTPTNGIGAYYCDMVYGNVSFAILADRQWKSAPETVGAIVGETGQDEDPTSFNPKLDRDGLSLLGQRQEDFLEQWGQDWRGHKLKAVLSQTVFAGISTHQPRPDRFLKYDFDSSGWPASARNRAIDIMRASKALHICGDTHLGTLSQYGVNQQRDSNWAFCTPAISAGWPRWWLPDQMNFPYQNRPEHGLAQTGEYKDTFGNLIYVYAVGNPEVGKSGNRYIKAHEKGSGFGFITFDTEKLSYTMQAYRFLIDATDGSASNQFPGWPVTIYQAENGGDNQLS
- a CDS encoding arylesterase, yielding MYRSPTPWKIRNSLPLVKVSARLCTLVLLLLSAFSSLAANTVPTKDQSSRQILVLGDSLSAAYQLDKDQGWVTLLENKLKSEGYLVDINNASVSGLTIAGGEQILFAHIESAQKPELIIIELGANDGLQGRPIPYIQQSLTRLVKQAKNSGADVLLLGIQLPPNRGKRYTEPFFGLYEKIATSEKAMLMPFLLEGVAGNSELMKKDGLHPNAEGQKHVLNNIYPLISKWLKQQDKQRSK
- a CDS encoding ABC transporter ATP-binding protein, which produces MISAHKVCQTVPVYNGELHILKDINLHIDAGESVAIVGASGSGKTTLLGMLAGLDTPSSGEIELQQIEITQLDEEQRAQRRRECVSFVFQNFQLLDSLSALENIMLPLEVKADPAAREKALNYLKRVGLEQRASHYPQQLSGGEQQRVALARAFACEAPIIFADEPTGNLDAETGEHITDLLFELNQENGTTLVMVTHSNELAERCSRQLRLHAGALLE
- a CDS encoding ABC transporter permease, giving the protein MNKSPFPHLFGLATKLLKRDLRSGNLSVLALSLLLGVATVTSISLFSSRIHNSIYDEAAQFMAADASVGGTQAIEATWSEQAREQGLKIAETVSFSAMVFSAEHMALGQVKAVSSSYPLLGSIEVGDKLFSSGDDVRYGPAVGELWIAPRLFDYLQLNIGDTVALGDAEFKLAKIINREPDQGQSFFGFAPRVMIHIDDVDKTNAIQLGSRISYKLMLTGESEQLTNYKQWLEPLLGQHHYWSSAKDANQSVVGALERAENFLLLAGSLGVILGGAAIALAARRYALQHVRTVALLKTMGCKPNEVMQIFFFALFLIALISVLLGSLLGWFGHYLILLAVQGLFVAEPAAASFSAYFTGVMTGFISLLAFAVPPLLQLKQVTPAVALKRSYSQSFSSWKSNAVGVVAVLLLLFLYSSSLSLTFILFSAALATLIGVYALSWLSIKLVHHLVPLVGAGWRLGLNNLQRHRQSNAMQIVIFSTLLMLVALIFSVRTELVSQWQNQLPEDAANHFAFNIQSYEADAVKSHLKQADIDHSPFYPMTRGRITTVNGVPLKALVEQYATGRIDYEREVNLSSALVLGEDNVIVQGQWWGGELELGQLSSNEEPLLLASVEESYAKGLNLSIGDIIIFSVAGQELKAKLSNIRTVKWDSMNPNFYILFNQPLADSYGANWLTSFYLASEDKDKLNKLARSFPTLSLIELDQTINQLQSIIEKISAAVEFILVLIFASGFLVLVASIQATLDMRFKESAILRTLGADKALVRRTLLIEFGALGLSAGILAAVGSELALYFLQLRIFNMDYVPFYWLWPFLPVLGAVLIALAGWLSTRKVIKVTPMSVLRS
- a CDS encoding protein disulfide oxidoreductase, which produces MSNPQDKHSSQLSRVFSWLKSAALYLALFIIVFQLLDFWRARDLPKEALPELRYQSIDGASLDVNAMSQESITVLYFWATWCGYCKVTSPAIERLAKDVNVVSIAMASGSDEDLKRYQAKRDYSFVVVNDDSQAISQSWKVGVTPFIVMIKNGEVVEYTSGLSSYPGLWLRAKWADFRY